A single window of Flavobacterium sp. 140616W15 DNA harbors:
- a CDS encoding TMEM143 family protein — protein sequence MKREHYIPFNKEFLLEEQIATISEDPKKVDEFKKLFDIIEHYYHYEAFNLNRNLKQNYALFDPDLSPKEREGFIGKSDFRVFKETLHTVLEHGNYRRIDKETLDKAFNDSDLIGLNLAIDFNAFKDYELYVRGSYKAKETVTKFIFWKKEIVIEYYDRVMIYLNYNDANYLNSKKVKLGKMPIDPGSIVLKIFKRVPKNDLETIFPNAIPMMSTTDKLLLWVPGIFGGVSLLSTTVIPALIGMYGAYQSGEAIDLLNSKTSLNQGLIALGILSAYLFRQYSNFVNKKIKYSKMLSDSLYFKNIGNNSGAFYSLLNSSEEEVLKETILAYAFLNRSKEPLTAEELDNQIESWFLTKLDTDLDFDVNDALLKLKSIGLAIEKNGKWEVIPLDKALIKIDELWDSVFDYNRRDTEVLSF from the coding sequence ATGAAACGAGAACATTATATTCCTTTTAATAAGGAATTCTTACTCGAAGAACAAATAGCAACTATTAGTGAAGACCCCAAAAAGGTTGATGAATTTAAAAAGTTATTTGATATAATCGAACATTATTATCATTATGAAGCTTTTAATCTTAACCGAAATCTAAAACAGAATTACGCTTTATTTGACCCAGATTTAAGCCCAAAAGAGCGAGAAGGATTTATTGGTAAAAGTGATTTTAGAGTTTTTAAAGAAACACTTCATACTGTTCTGGAGCATGGTAACTACAGACGTATTGATAAAGAAACTTTAGATAAAGCTTTTAATGATTCTGATTTAATAGGGTTAAATCTTGCAATAGACTTCAATGCATTTAAGGATTATGAATTGTATGTTCGTGGAAGTTATAAGGCTAAAGAAACAGTAACAAAATTTATTTTTTGGAAGAAAGAAATAGTGATTGAATACTATGATCGTGTTATGATTTATCTCAATTATAACGATGCCAATTATCTTAATTCGAAAAAAGTTAAATTAGGAAAAATGCCTATTGACCCAGGCTCCATAGTTTTAAAAATCTTTAAGCGTGTTCCTAAAAATGATTTGGAAACGATATTTCCAAATGCGATTCCGATGATGTCGACTACAGATAAATTATTGCTCTGGGTTCCTGGAATTTTTGGAGGAGTCTCTTTATTGAGTACTACTGTAATTCCAGCATTAATTGGTATGTATGGAGCCTACCAATCGGGGGAAGCAATTGATTTACTAAATAGTAAAACCTCACTTAATCAAGGTTTAATTGCATTAGGAATACTTTCTGCATACTTATTTCGCCAGTATAGTAATTTTGTAAATAAGAAGATTAAATATTCCAAAATGCTTTCAGATAGTCTTTACTTTAAGAATATAGGAAACAATAGTGGTGCATTTTATTCATTATTGAACTCTTCGGAGGAAGAAGTGCTTAAAGAAACTATTTTGGCTTATGCATTCTTAAACAGAAGTAAGGAGCCTTTAACAGCTGAAGAACTTGACAATCAAATAGAATCTTGGTTCTTGACAAAATTAGATACTGATTTAGATTTTGATGTAAATGATGCATTGTTGAAATTAAAAAGTATCGGACTTGCTATAGAAAAAAATGGAAAGTGGGAAGTAATTCCACTTGACAAGGCACTCATCAAAATTGATGAATTATGGGACAGTGTTTTTGATTATAATCGTCGAGATACAGAGGTTTTAAGTTTCTGA
- a CDS encoding DUF962 domain-containing protein, producing MRTLEQWFEEYAVSHQNPINKAIHYICVPAIYFSIVGLLMSIPSSFIANILKLNAPIIENWATVILLFVLVFYIRLSVAMAFKIAILSAICLIVNYYIGQVFPLWIFSIGVFVIAWVGQFYGHNIEGKKPSFLKDLQFLMIGPAWVVENLFSKK from the coding sequence ATGAGAACGTTAGAGCAATGGTTTGAAGAATATGCAGTGAGTCATCAGAACCCAATAAATAAAGCGATACATTATATATGTGTACCTGCTATTTACTTTTCGATTGTAGGTTTATTAATGAGTATTCCAAGTAGTTTTATTGCCAATATTTTAAAACTCAATGCTCCAATAATCGAAAATTGGGCTACGGTAATATTACTTTTTGTACTTGTCTTTTATATTCGATTGTCAGTTGCAATGGCTTTTAAGATTGCAATATTGTCAGCTATTTGTCTGATTGTAAATTACTACATTGGACAAGTTTTTCCGTTATGGATTTTCTCAATTGGTGTTTTTGTCATTGCTTGGGTTGGACAATTCTACGGGCACAATATTGAAGGCAAAAAACCTTCTTTTCTAAAAGATCTTCAGTTTTTAATGATAGGCCCTGCATGGGTAGTAGAGAATTTGTTCTCTAAGAAATAA
- a CDS encoding YkgJ family cysteine cluster protein has product MAIEHKVRLVEALFDRLEIEITAFKSETHLFCNAGCGKCCSNPSIDASPLEFLPWAFHLFLNGIAEETLAQLNNSSSKNCHLYHPLSVLEHHKGNCTNYRYRGLICRLFGYAANTDKYGKLRLATCKIIKEEQQENFQTAEELINKGKNVPIFTDYYMRLAQIDLKMGITLLPINEALKMAIEEVLHYYAYRPFPGGLENIA; this is encoded by the coding sequence ATGGCAATAGAACATAAAGTTCGGCTCGTTGAAGCATTGTTTGACCGCCTTGAAATTGAAATTACTGCTTTTAAATCTGAAACCCATTTGTTTTGCAACGCTGGTTGTGGTAAATGCTGTTCAAACCCAAGTATAGATGCCTCTCCTTTAGAATTCTTACCTTGGGCATTTCATTTATTCTTAAATGGTATTGCCGAAGAAACCTTAGCCCAATTAAATAATTCTTCTAGTAAAAATTGTCATTTATACCATCCATTGTCTGTTTTAGAACATCACAAAGGAAATTGTACCAATTATCGCTATCGCGGATTAATATGCCGTCTTTTTGGTTATGCAGCAAACACGGATAAATATGGAAAATTACGATTAGCAACCTGCAAAATCATAAAAGAAGAACAACAAGAAAACTTTCAAACCGCCGAAGAATTAATCAATAAAGGGAAAAACGTTCCAATTTTTACTGATTATTATATGCGTCTGGCACAAATTGATCTTAAAATGGGAATTACCTTGCTTCCTATAAACGAAGCGCTAAAAATGGCTATCGAGGAAGTCTTGCATTATTATGCCTACAGACCTTTTCCGGGAGGTTTGGAAAATATTGCTTAG
- a CDS encoding isoaspartyl peptidase/L-asparaginase family protein gives MTNSNRRNFIKTAAIASVAVALQSFNSDSREEEKNIVSKKVKKPIVLSTWKFGIPANEAAWEVLKSNGSALDAVEAGVKIPEGDPKERSVGYGGRPDRDGRVTLDACIMDENANIGSVASLEYIKHPISVARAVMEKTPHVMLVGDGALQFALTQGFKKENLLTEESENEWKEWLKDSKYKPIANIENHDTIGMIALDANGNLSGACTTSGMAFKMHGRVGDSPIIGAGLYVDNEIGAATATGHGEEVIRISGCHLVVELMRQGKSPQKACEEAVARIVKLTKNRNKDLKDIQVGFIALNKAGEYGSYCIQGGFNYAVYDDTGNKLIDADYFLK, from the coding sequence ATGACAAATTCAAACCGCAGAAATTTCATAAAAACAGCAGCTATAGCTTCAGTAGCTGTAGCCTTGCAATCTTTCAATTCAGATTCAAGAGAGGAAGAAAAAAATATAGTATCTAAGAAAGTAAAGAAACCAATTGTGCTTTCTACATGGAAGTTTGGAATTCCTGCAAATGAAGCTGCTTGGGAAGTATTAAAAAGTAACGGAAGTGCCTTAGACGCTGTTGAAGCAGGAGTTAAAATCCCCGAGGGAGACCCAAAAGAAAGAAGCGTAGGTTATGGCGGACGTCCAGATAGAGATGGTCGGGTTACGCTGGATGCTTGTATCATGGATGAAAATGCTAATATTGGTTCCGTTGCTTCTTTAGAATATATAAAACACCCAATTTCGGTAGCAAGAGCCGTAATGGAAAAAACGCCTCATGTAATGTTGGTCGGAGATGGAGCTTTACAGTTTGCATTGACACAAGGATTTAAAAAAGAAAATCTGCTGACAGAAGAGTCGGAAAATGAATGGAAAGAATGGCTGAAAGATAGCAAATACAAACCCATTGCCAATATTGAAAATCACGATACTATCGGGATGATTGCTCTGGATGCCAATGGAAATCTGTCGGGAGCATGTACCACCAGTGGAATGGCTTTTAAAATGCATGGGCGTGTTGGCGATTCTCCAATTATCGGAGCTGGTTTATATGTTGATAATGAAATTGGAGCAGCAACTGCAACAGGACATGGCGAAGAAGTAATCCGAATTTCGGGTTGTCATCTTGTTGTAGAGTTAATGCGACAAGGAAAATCACCTCAAAAAGCCTGTGAAGAAGCAGTAGCAAGAATCGTAAAATTAACCAAGAACAGAAACAAAGATTTAAAGGATATTCAGGTAGGATTTATAGCCTTGAATAAAGCAGGAGAATATGGTTCTTATTGTATTCAAGGAGGTTTTAATTATGCAGTTTATGATGACACAGGGAATAAATTAATCGATGCCGATTATTTCCTAAAGTAA
- a CDS encoding ROK family protein yields the protein MNKTYAVGLDIGGTHITAAVIDIKDMKVIDFSLHKESFDSNLPVEEVMTIWEKAIRTSIENSKVGNTIGLAVCMPGPFDYNNGVCWIKGQSKYEHFYGLNVRDLFKDKLNLSNEFPILFENDAVCFGKGEVFKDAHNLSKKVMAITLGTGLGACFINRGESISTGDLVPKDGEIYDLPYKEGIAEDYVSARGLIAGYFALSGKKINNGLELFNLAITGDTMAKKVFEQMGEDLAAIVLPWLDNFSVDSFIIGGKIANASEFFLPAFNQKIKEAGSDVAVSISTDNEIAALLGASSMLYKS from the coding sequence ATGAATAAAACATATGCCGTTGGATTAGACATTGGGGGCACACATATTACCGCAGCGGTTATCGATATAAAAGATATGAAAGTGATTGATTTTTCATTGCATAAAGAGTCATTTGATTCTAATTTGCCAGTAGAAGAAGTAATGACTATATGGGAAAAAGCAATTCGTACTTCTATCGAAAATTCAAAAGTAGGAAACACAATAGGATTAGCAGTTTGTATGCCAGGACCATTTGATTATAACAATGGAGTTTGCTGGATAAAAGGACAATCTAAATATGAACACTTTTATGGTTTAAATGTTAGAGATTTATTTAAAGATAAATTGAATCTTTCCAATGAATTTCCAATTCTTTTTGAGAATGATGCCGTTTGTTTTGGTAAAGGAGAAGTTTTTAAAGACGCTCATAATCTTTCTAAAAAAGTAATGGCAATCACGCTTGGTACCGGACTTGGCGCTTGTTTTATAAATAGGGGAGAGTCAATTAGTACAGGAGATTTAGTACCAAAAGATGGTGAAATATACGATCTTCCGTATAAAGAAGGAATAGCTGAAGATTATGTTTCTGCACGCGGACTTATAGCTGGTTATTTCGCTTTAAGCGGAAAAAAAATTAACAATGGTCTAGAGCTTTTTAATCTGGCTATAACTGGAGATACAATGGCTAAAAAAGTTTTTGAACAAATGGGAGAGGATTTAGCAGCAATTGTTCTTCCGTGGTTAGATAATTTTTCTGTTGATAGTTTTATTATAGGAGGAAAAATCGCAAATGCCAGTGAATTTTTCTTACCAGCTTTCAACCAAAAAATTAAAGAAGCAGGAAGTGATGTTGCAGTTTCAATTTCTACAGACAATGAAATAGCTGCTTTATTGGGAGCTAGCAGTATGCTTTATAAATCGTAG
- a CDS encoding helix-turn-helix domain-containing protein, whose translation MYQRKIPIDYNCGLSVAMEVVGSKWKFCLLDEIHKGIKRPKDLVLAINGISKRVLQNQLRELELHGLLAKTVYTEVPLRVEYYLTETGISLLPLIVALDKWGMNFAPQLKTILEKEEEIVL comes from the coding sequence ATGTATCAACGAAAAATTCCGATAGATTATAATTGTGGTCTTAGTGTTGCCATGGAGGTGGTAGGTTCTAAATGGAAATTTTGTTTGTTGGATGAAATTCATAAAGGAATAAAACGCCCTAAAGATTTGGTTCTGGCGATTAATGGCATTAGCAAACGAGTATTGCAAAACCAACTAAGAGAATTGGAGTTACATGGGCTTTTGGCAAAAACAGTTTATACTGAAGTTCCTCTACGAGTAGAATATTATCTTACTGAAACAGGAATATCTCTTTTACCTTTAATTGTTGCCCTTGATAAGTGGGGAATGAATTTTGCTCCTCAGTTAAAAACGATATTAGAAAAAGAAGAGGAAATAGTGCTTTAG
- a CDS encoding DMT family transporter — protein sequence MKNKLVNIPPLPAILLAIISVQFGAAIAKSLFPAIGAAGTASLRIGISALILFLAYKPNLRKITPQQWKLVIPYGLSLGTMNLIFYLAIERIPVGLAVTLEFVGPLVLAVFGSKRLIDYLWVFIAAMGIALIAPWSGNGIDIVGALFALLAGVFWATYIVLGGKVSKVMKDGDAVSTGMLFASLLIIPFGIMENGLSNLTPNLLGMGIALALLSSAIPFTLEMKALGQLPPRTFSILMSLEPAAASICAFLFLQEHLRFSEIVAVFFVIIASVGSTMTAKKTIPIKD from the coding sequence ATGAAAAATAAACTAGTTAATATACCGCCACTTCCAGCAATACTCCTAGCAATCATTAGTGTACAGTTTGGAGCAGCGATTGCAAAAAGTCTTTTCCCTGCTATTGGAGCAGCAGGAACAGCATCGTTACGAATAGGAATTTCAGCGTTAATTCTATTTTTGGCTTACAAACCAAACTTACGCAAAATAACTCCTCAACAATGGAAACTTGTAATTCCTTATGGATTGTCTTTAGGAACAATGAACCTTATCTTTTATCTCGCAATAGAGCGAATTCCTGTTGGTTTAGCAGTTACTTTAGAATTTGTAGGGCCTTTAGTATTAGCCGTTTTTGGTTCAAAACGCTTGATAGATTATCTATGGGTATTTATTGCCGCGATGGGAATTGCACTTATTGCACCATGGTCTGGTAATGGAATTGACATTGTTGGAGCTTTATTTGCTCTATTAGCCGGAGTCTTTTGGGCAACATATATTGTATTGGGAGGAAAAGTTTCTAAAGTAATGAAAGATGGTGACGCAGTATCAACCGGAATGTTATTTGCATCGCTACTTATAATTCCTTTTGGAATTATGGAAAATGGATTAAGCAACCTAACACCTAATCTTTTAGGAATGGGAATTGCACTTGCACTATTATCAAGTGCTATACCGTTTACATTAGAAATGAAAGCACTTGGTCAACTTCCACCACGCACTTTTAGCATATTAATGAGCTTAGAACCTGCTGCCGCATCTATTTGTGCCTTCTTGTTTTTACAAGAACATCTTCGTTTTAGCGAAATAGTTGCAGTATTTTTTGTAATAATCGCATCTGTTGGTTCAACAATGACAGCAAAAAAAACAATTCCAATTAAGGACTAA
- a CDS encoding MarR family winged helix-turn-helix transcriptional regulator encodes MNIIDESGILALSTRLQRLSEQLRKDGAMLYKSFDIEFEPKWFPVIYTLHNKGVLSIVEIANEIGYTHPSTISLLKELEKQKLIRSKKDKEDERKRLIVLTTKGQDLILKMKPVWDIISDVLNEITDNENNLLKAINEAESKIANQSFLQRALQLKESRL; translated from the coding sequence ATAAATATTATAGATGAATCGGGTATTTTGGCTTTATCGACAAGACTGCAGCGTCTTAGTGAACAACTGCGTAAAGACGGTGCGATGCTCTACAAATCATTTGACATTGAGTTTGAACCTAAATGGTTTCCAGTAATTTACACACTTCATAACAAAGGCGTATTAAGCATTGTAGAAATTGCCAATGAGATTGGTTATACGCATCCATCTACAATTAGTTTACTAAAAGAATTAGAAAAACAGAAGCTTATTCGTTCCAAAAAGGATAAGGAAGATGAGCGTAAACGTTTAATTGTACTTACCACAAAAGGACAAGATCTTATCTTAAAAATGAAACCTGTTTGGGATATTATTTCTGATGTTCTTAATGAAATTACAGATAATGAGAATAATTTACTAAAAGCCATAAATGAAGCCGAAAGTAAAATTGCCAATCAGAGTTTTCTGCAAAGAGCATTACAATTAAAAGAGAGTAGATTGTAA
- a CDS encoding AraC family transcriptional regulator — protein sequence MFFREEDQVCELIEETNTFNHPEYGNIKDSHTLAGSFFINYIELDLLKPIKIEYYTDEPAIQMFFFMKGCSNLMHHQIHLLPAGTKLAKLPATSTVSEYLSILIPQNTYTTLVDSLDLNLQFIETCTNENPAKQIKYSEIMSPEILTAVRDIASCERTGHFRRMYMETKVTELVLLQVEQLTQIQDLTIKIPKIDVKRMHHARELVTQNIITPCSLIDLARKVGTNEFKLKKYFKELFGTTVFGYLNELKMNEAKQKLLKDELNIYQVAESLGYKTPNHFSTAFRKHFGYPPSQIKNQANQIGASFTKAKEIIIGMFCPFFAELSVLDLLLIH from the coding sequence ATGTTTTTTAGAGAAGAAGACCAAGTTTGTGAACTTATAGAAGAAACCAATACCTTCAATCACCCTGAATATGGCAATATAAAAGACAGCCATACGCTAGCTGGGTCGTTCTTTATAAATTATATTGAATTAGATTTACTTAAGCCGATTAAAATTGAATATTATACAGATGAACCAGCCATACAAATGTTCTTTTTTATGAAAGGATGTTCCAATCTGATGCATCATCAAATACATCTCTTACCAGCTGGCACTAAACTGGCAAAGCTACCAGCAACCTCAACTGTATCTGAATACTTATCGATATTAATTCCACAAAATACATACACTACTCTTGTTGATTCATTAGATTTAAACCTTCAATTTATTGAAACTTGCACTAATGAAAATCCTGCAAAACAAATAAAATATAGCGAAATTATGTCACCAGAAATTCTGACCGCAGTAAGAGATATAGCTTCTTGCGAAAGAACTGGACATTTCCGCAGGATGTATATGGAAACAAAAGTGACAGAATTAGTATTGCTACAAGTAGAGCAGTTAACACAAATACAAGATCTTACTATTAAAATTCCAAAAATTGATGTAAAAAGAATGCATCATGCCAGAGAATTGGTCACTCAAAATATCATTACTCCTTGTTCTCTAATTGACCTTGCCCGTAAAGTAGGAACCAACGAATTCAAGTTGAAGAAGTACTTTAAAGAGCTATTTGGCACAACCGTTTTTGGTTATTTAAACGAACTAAAAATGAACGAAGCCAAACAAAAACTACTAAAAGACGAGCTAAATATTTACCAAGTAGCAGAATCATTAGGATATAAAACTCCCAACCATTTTAGTACTGCATTCCGTAAACATTTTGGTTATCCACCAAGCCAAATTAAGAATCAGGCTAATCAAATAGGTGCAAGTTTTACAAAAGCAAAAGAAATAATAATCGGTATGTTCTGTCCCTTTTTTGCAGAACTATCAGTTCTAGATTTATTGCTTATTCATTAA
- a CDS encoding GNAT family N-acetyltransferase, with protein sequence MNILIVPIENDHSVAVVDLILNIQQKEFNVPITLEDQPDLLEINEFYHKKGGCFWGAFADGELVGTIALVKYDDSREGAIRKMFVKKEYRGKELFIAQQLLDTLIDFSRQNDLNDLYLGTVSILEAALRFYERNNFVRIEKETLPDAFPVMGADNVFCHLKLNE encoded by the coding sequence ATGAATATATTAATTGTTCCTATCGAAAATGATCATTCAGTGGCAGTCGTTGATTTGATTTTAAATATCCAGCAAAAGGAATTTAATGTTCCGATAACTTTAGAAGACCAACCTGATCTTTTAGAAATAAATGAATTTTATCACAAAAAAGGAGGGTGCTTTTGGGGTGCTTTTGCTGATGGAGAATTGGTTGGTACTATCGCATTGGTAAAATATGATGATAGTAGGGAAGGTGCCATAAGGAAGATGTTTGTAAAAAAAGAATACCGAGGAAAAGAGTTATTTATTGCTCAACAACTTCTGGATACATTGATTGATTTTAGCAGACAAAATGATCTTAATGATTTATATTTGGGAACAGTTTCGATATTAGAAGCAGCTTTGCGTTTTTATGAAAGAAATAATTTTGTACGAATTGAGAAAGAAACACTTCCAGATGCATTTCCTGTAATGGGGGCTGACAATGTGTTTTGTCATTTAAAATTAAACGAGTAA
- a CDS encoding TonB-dependent receptor domain-containing protein, whose translation MFFLPSGLLAQNGTLSGVLKLDSGTPITYAAVAVKNTKHQVITDDEGKFEFRGLAHGHYEIEVSSIEITKKSIKVDFKGNSERILLIVEPSASLGLKEVVINVKTEKKEVETKGFAVNVIETQKMALQSIQTNELLDRSAGVRIRQDGGLGSRIDYNINGLSGNAVKVFIDGIPSSNFGSSYSLNSIPPALIDRIEVYKGVVPANLSEDALGGAINIILKKKTKNSLVTSYSLGSFNTHQWNIASNYRKENGFTVDASGFYNYSDNNYEVWGQSITFKDYTGKTTTNHRAKRFHDAYKSYGTKVEVGFTDVKWADRFMIGGILSKDYKEVQHGITMDNVYGDRHTRRNSSIATLTYSKNDFLTKGLSFKTDASYSYLKRQAIDTVGIMYDWSGKPLMYPDGTYVKYTSGAEVASAKTLGINTDKTLFVRTNLGYTINSNNTIYANYMHNNFIRGISDELQPLGLQLLENTRDLQKNIVSFTYENLAFSQKLRTNVFYKHYFQKVTSNEPYRQDITPGIPNYEKRVFTKKSDFSGYGITLSYELNPNLYLLGSAEKAMRLPSANELFGNVNDNLLAPAGELKPETSHNVNIGVNWSGLKFHNHSIRLNTSLFYRDTKGMIRESIRAGSFTYSQFENLENVMSRGIDAEIIYDYAKKFNLSLNISKFESLFNTRFDANGAPYLFYRMQIRNEPSFKFNINAVYYQDDLFAKKSKTSIYYNISYVDEFLRNWANVGGKNLDYIPTQFSNSIGVAYTFPSNKFTISVDAKNIFDQQIFDNFGLQKPGRAFYAKLTYSLTSK comes from the coding sequence ATGTTTTTTTTACCATCTGGGTTATTAGCACAAAATGGAACTCTTTCGGGGGTTTTAAAATTAGATAGTGGTACGCCAATTACTTATGCCGCTGTTGCTGTTAAAAATACTAAACATCAGGTTATTACCGATGATGAAGGTAAGTTTGAGTTTAGAGGTTTGGCACATGGGCATTACGAAATTGAAGTAAGTTCTATAGAAATCACCAAAAAAAGTATTAAAGTAGACTTTAAAGGGAACAGTGAAAGAATTTTACTAATTGTAGAACCTTCAGCAAGTTTAGGTTTAAAAGAAGTTGTAATTAATGTTAAGACTGAGAAAAAAGAGGTTGAAACTAAAGGATTTGCTGTTAATGTAATTGAGACTCAAAAGATGGCACTGCAATCGATACAGACTAATGAGTTGTTAGACCGTTCGGCAGGGGTTCGTATTAGGCAAGATGGGGGATTGGGATCTAGAATTGATTACAATATTAATGGTTTATCAGGTAATGCTGTAAAGGTTTTTATTGATGGTATTCCTTCTTCTAATTTTGGTTCTTCTTATTCATTAAATAGTATTCCTCCAGCTTTAATTGATCGTATTGAAGTTTATAAAGGAGTTGTTCCTGCTAACCTTTCTGAGGATGCATTGGGTGGAGCAATCAATATTATCTTGAAGAAAAAAACTAAAAATTCACTTGTAACATCTTATTCTCTAGGATCATTTAATACACATCAATGGAATATAGCAAGTAACTACCGTAAAGAGAATGGTTTTACGGTTGATGCTTCTGGTTTTTATAATTATAGTGATAATAATTATGAAGTTTGGGGTCAGAGCATCACATTTAAAGATTATACAGGTAAAACTACAACGAACCATCGTGCAAAACGTTTTCATGATGCTTATAAATCATATGGGACTAAGGTAGAAGTTGGTTTTACTGATGTAAAATGGGCTGACCGATTTATGATAGGTGGTATTTTATCGAAGGATTATAAAGAGGTCCAGCATGGTATTACAATGGATAATGTGTATGGAGATCGTCATACGAGACGTAATTCTAGTATAGCTACATTAACATATAGTAAAAATGATTTTTTGACAAAAGGATTGTCATTCAAAACGGATGCTAGTTATTCTTATCTAAAAAGACAAGCAATAGATACAGTAGGGATTATGTATGATTGGTCAGGTAAGCCACTAATGTATCCTGATGGTACTTATGTAAAATATACTAGCGGGGCTGAGGTTGCAAGTGCTAAAACACTGGGAATTAATACTGATAAGACCTTATTTGTTCGTACAAACTTAGGTTATACAATAAATAGCAACAACACGATATATGCTAATTATATGCATAATAACTTTATACGTGGAATATCTGATGAATTACAACCTTTAGGACTTCAACTATTAGAGAATACAAGAGATTTACAAAAAAATATTGTTTCGTTTACCTATGAGAATTTAGCTTTTTCTCAAAAATTGAGAACTAATGTTTTTTATAAACATTACTTTCAAAAGGTTACTTCAAATGAACCATATAGACAAGATATAACTCCGGGTATTCCTAATTATGAAAAGAGAGTATTTACTAAAAAATCTGATTTTAGTGGTTACGGTATTACTTTATCTTATGAGTTAAACCCTAATTTATACTTGTTAGGATCTGCAGAGAAAGCAATGCGCTTGCCAAGTGCCAACGAATTGTTTGGTAATGTTAATGATAACTTACTTGCTCCGGCAGGAGAACTAAAACCTGAAACGAGTCATAATGTTAACATTGGAGTAAATTGGTCTGGATTAAAATTTCATAATCATTCTATTAGATTAAATACCTCTTTGTTTTATAGAGACACAAAAGGAATGATTAGAGAATCGATAAGAGCGGGAAGTTTTACTTATTCACAGTTTGAAAATTTAGAGAATGTTATGTCTCGTGGTATAGATGCTGAGATAATTTATGATTACGCTAAGAAGTTTAATCTTTCTCTTAATATCTCAAAATTTGAGTCTTTGTTTAATACCAGATTTGATGCCAATGGTGCTCCATACCTGTTTTATCGTATGCAAATAAGAAACGAGCCTTCGTTTAAATTTAATATTAATGCAGTTTATTATCAGGATGATTTGTTCGCGAAAAAATCTAAGACTTCTATTTATTATAACATCAGCTACGTAGATGAATTTCTTAGGAATTGGGCTAATGTTGGAGGCAAAAACTTAGACTATATTCCGACACAATTTTCTAATAGTATAGGAGTTGCTTACACTTTTCCATCTAATAAATTCACAATTAGTGTGGATGCAAAAAACATATTTGATCAACAGATCTTTGATAATTTTGGTTTACAAAAACCAGGTCGTGCATTTTATGCCAAACTAACATATTCATTAACTTCAAAATAA
- a CDS encoding NAD(P)H-dependent oxidoreductase, whose protein sequence is MKTLVIIIHPDLKNSIINKRWIEELKKYPEKYHLHDLHSAYPDGNINIEKEKQLVESHDTIIFQFPFYWFNCPPLFKKWLDEVLTHGWAYGSKSGYKLSDKKIALGITAGINEEDYSATGRYKYTLEQLTAPFEVTFNYIKADYKPLFAFYGAEHNATTGRIEKSAHDYISFIENL, encoded by the coding sequence ATGAAGACCTTAGTAATTATCATACATCCCGATTTAAAAAATTCAATAATAAACAAACGATGGATTGAAGAATTAAAAAAGTATCCCGAAAAGTATCATTTACATGATTTACATAGTGCGTATCCTGACGGAAACATCAATATTGAGAAAGAAAAACAGCTTGTAGAATCACACGATACAATTATATTTCAGTTCCCTTTTTACTGGTTTAATTGTCCGCCACTTTTCAAAAAATGGCTAGATGAAGTATTAACACACGGATGGGCATATGGCTCAAAAAGTGGATATAAACTAAGCGATAAGAAAATTGCATTAGGAATAACTGCTGGAATTAATGAAGAAGATTACAGCGCAACGGGCAGATACAAATACACCCTAGAACAATTAACAGCTCCGTTTGAAGTTACTTTTAATTACATAAAAGCCGACTATAAACCATTATTCGCTTTCTATGGTGCAGAACATAACGCTACTACTGGAAGGATAGAAAAAAGCGCACATGATTATATTTCATTTATAGAAAATTTATAA